GATTCACCCTCAATGAGTACACGCGGTATCAACTTCGTCGACCGATGGATGGCAGAACACCTGCCCAACGTCATAACAGAGGACCCTGTGGCCGTGAGCGATCTGGCCGACGAGCTGATGAGCATGGCAGAGCACGAAGGTATTCCGGCCGCCGAGATCAACGAGGAAGTCGACAGCGTCTTCGAAGTGATGGAACACCGCGAAGGAAGCTTGGCGGATTAGCAGCCGCAGTTTCTTCACCCATTCCGCCCATCATCATGCCATGGCAGCCGATGAGATATCTCGGGTTGAACAGCTCGTGCGCGATGGTGAAGGCCATATAGCCCGCCAGCGCGAACTCATCGCCCTATTGGAGGGTGGCGGCCTCCCGACGGAGAAGGCAAGGGCGTTCCTAGACTTCTTGGAGGAGATGGTGGGGATAAGTCGCGAGCACCTGGCCAGGCTTACGCCGCCCAAAAGGAGGAAAGCCCGCCGCAGCTAATAAGCGTACGCGACGGGCTTTCTGCCATTGGGAGCGGCTACACCCCGGAAGGACGACCACTTGCCTACACAACTCACACGAGCGTGTTTTGTTGCACGTAGCCCTTACATATACAATTTTGCGCCACCGCCGAGTGCCCAGGCTTATGCAACTGCCTTGCGGCGACTTCCGGGGGCTCGTTCGTTGTTCTCTTTCGCCCGCGCGCAGAGCGCGCGGAACTCTTCGACCTCGGCCTCGGTAAGATGCTCGATGCCGATGAAGGCGTTCTTGGCGGCGCCGGAGCGGATCAGCTCATCAAGCTTGGCCTGGATAGCCGCGCCGTCTCGGTTTTGGGTGTTCTGGATCAGGAAGACCATCAGGAATGTGACGATCGTCGTACCGGTATTGATGATCAGTTGCCAAGTTTCGGAATACTGGAAGACCGGCCCGGTCACGGCCCAGATCAGCACCGACGCCAAACATAAGGCAAAGGCCCACGGACGGCCGGAAGCATGTGCGACGACGGTCGCAACGCGATTGAAGGTTTTTTCCATTGGAAGTCCTGGTGATGAAATGCGGAGCGTTCCAACAATGGAGAAGCCCGTTTTTCGTTCCGGCCCGGCTAGGGCGCTCCATTGCCTTGTGCCCGAAGGCCGGAACATGTTGCGCACCCCGGAGTTAGCCATGGCCTGTCAACGGGCGGGTCAACACGCTGCATCTGGAGAACACCGATGGCTACAAGCAAGAAAGCCTCTGCCGCCGAGAAGAGCCTCGAAGATATGTTCCTCGACGGCCTGAAAGACATCTATTACGCCGAAAAGAAAATCCTCAAGACCTTGCCCAAGATGGCGAAGGGCGCTGAAGACGAGAAGGTCGCCGCCGCCTTTGAAAAACATCGCACCGAGACCGAGGGACAGGTCGATCGCCTCGAGCAAGTCTTCGAGATCCTCGGCAAGCCTGCTCGCGGCAAAACCTGCCCCGCGATCGACGGCATCCTGGAGGAGGGGGCCGAAGTCCTCGAGGAGTACAAGGGCTCCCCGTCGCTCGACGCCGGGCTTGTAGGCGCGGCCCAAGCTGTTGAACACTATGAAATCGCGCGCTACGGCACGTTGATTGCGTGGGCGAAGTCGCTGGGCAAGGAAGACGTTGTACAGCTCCTGAACGCCACGCTCGATGAGGAAAAGGCGACCGACG
This region of Mesorhizobium sp. M2A.F.Ca.ET.046.03.2.1 genomic DNA includes:
- a CDS encoding low affinity iron permease family protein, with the translated sequence MEKTFNRVATVVAHASGRPWAFALCLASVLIWAVTGPVFQYSETWQLIINTGTTIVTFLMVFLIQNTQNRDGAAIQAKLDELIRSGAAKNAFIGIEHLTEAEVEEFRALCARAKENNERAPGSRRKAVA
- a CDS encoding ferritin-like domain-containing protein; this encodes MATSKKASAAEKSLEDMFLDGLKDIYYAEKKILKTLPKMAKGAEDEKVAAAFEKHRTETEGQVDRLEQVFEILGKPARGKTCPAIDGILEEGAEVLEEYKGSPSLDAGLVGAAQAVEHYEIARYGTLIAWAKSLGKEDVVQLLNATLDEEKATDEALTTLGEGGVNDRAVAEAA